From the genome of Mycobacterium sp. 050128, one region includes:
- a CDS encoding class I SAM-dependent methyltransferase, protein MAEHTITHVSDTARWTALHRATESARPDALFHDPLAGMLAGEHGRAIVANVPRSTRNGWWLVARTKLIDDAIAEAIANGCDRVLNLAAGLDTRPYRLDLPAELGWVEADLPALLAEKTQLLADQTPRCRLSRTAVDLADPQARDAFLDDALDGAQKALVLTEGLVMYLDDADVVSLSRAITRPEVAWWMLDFAGPGLRKMMNKKMAGLLENAPFRFAPENGVAYFEELGWRTVEVESLLVAAQRFHRLPMIMRLAAWLPQPDPRHPGGRPWSAAALLTH, encoded by the coding sequence ATGGCGGAACACACCATCACCCACGTTTCCGACACCGCCCGGTGGACGGCATTGCATCGGGCAACCGAGTCTGCTCGCCCCGACGCGCTGTTTCACGATCCGCTCGCCGGGATGCTGGCCGGTGAACATGGCCGCGCGATCGTCGCCAACGTGCCCCGGTCGACGCGCAATGGCTGGTGGCTCGTCGCGCGCACCAAACTGATCGACGATGCGATTGCCGAGGCCATCGCCAACGGTTGCGACCGCGTGTTGAATCTGGCTGCCGGCCTGGATACCCGGCCTTATCGGTTGGACCTTCCCGCCGAGCTCGGGTGGGTAGAGGCGGATTTGCCGGCGTTACTCGCGGAGAAGACACAACTGCTCGCCGATCAGACACCGCGATGCCGGTTGAGCCGTACGGCCGTCGACCTCGCCGACCCGCAGGCCCGGGACGCATTCCTCGACGACGCGCTGGACGGCGCGCAGAAGGCTTTGGTGCTGACCGAGGGCCTCGTGATGTATCTCGACGACGCCGACGTCGTCTCACTGTCGCGGGCGATCACCCGGCCCGAGGTGGCCTGGTGGATGCTCGACTTCGCCGGTCCGGGTCTGCGAAAGATGATGAACAAGAAGATGGCGGGCCTGCTGGAAAATGCGCCGTTCCGATTCGCCCCGGAAAACGGCGTGGCCTATTTCGAAGAGCTGGGCTGGCGCACCGTCGAAGTGGAATCGCTGCTTGTCGCCGCCCAACGATTCCATCGCTTGCCGATGATCATGCGTCTCGCGGCATGGCTGCCCCAACCGGATCCACGCCACCCCGGCGGCAGGCCGTGGAGCGCGGCGGCTCTACTGACCCATTGA
- a CDS encoding GntR family transcriptional regulator, which translates to MTEIDGRSDVAYRLIRRAIAEGDFEPGSRLVEQRIGEMFDLSRTPVREALRALAADGLVVIERNRGAVVATLSEADIRDHYELRARLESLAAERAAARMDAEGIAALDAAIADFDAGIELVSGGSLDAGLRRITAANSAFHHCVVKGSRHRRLSVLLVHAVDIPLVYQVFRHQSRADSERSNLFHRMVRDAIAAGEPERAGALMAEHIMQGRDCVLALRSHAHLEAETHAS; encoded by the coding sequence ATGACCGAGATCGACGGTCGGTCGGACGTGGCTTACCGGTTAATCCGTCGCGCGATCGCCGAGGGAGACTTCGAGCCGGGCTCCCGGCTGGTTGAGCAGCGAATCGGCGAGATGTTCGATCTGTCCCGCACCCCGGTACGAGAAGCATTGCGGGCCTTGGCCGCCGACGGCCTGGTCGTCATCGAGCGCAATCGGGGCGCGGTGGTCGCGACGCTGTCCGAGGCCGACATCCGCGACCACTACGAGCTACGCGCCAGGCTGGAATCGCTGGCCGCCGAGCGTGCCGCCGCGCGGATGGATGCCGAGGGCATCGCAGCTCTCGACGCCGCGATCGCGGACTTCGACGCGGGAATCGAGTTGGTGTCGGGCGGCTCGCTGGATGCGGGTTTGCGCCGAATCACGGCTGCCAACAGTGCCTTTCATCACTGCGTCGTCAAGGGTTCGCGCCATCGAAGGTTGTCTGTGCTACTCGTGCACGCGGTTGATATTCCGTTGGTATATCAGGTGTTCCGGCACCAATCGCGGGCCGATAGTGAACGCTCGAACCTGTTCCATCGAATGGTGCGTGACGCGATCGCGGCCGGTGAACCCGAGCGGGCCGGCGCTCTGATGGCCGAGCACATCATGCAAGGCCGCGACTGTGTTCTGGCATTGAGATCGCACGCGCACCTCGAAGCCGAAACTCATGCCTCGTGA
- a CDS encoding carboxymuconolactone decarboxylase family protein: MPRLNPVPRGEVDDEFTLKMYDFMFGDRDPVAQPGAVGGTSGNWWTVMAQSPAALRHAVRGFRLYRQEVSIRPDHRELGQIRAGWVVGSQFVYSQHCKACRSAGISEEKIAAIPSWETADCFDHTERLLLAYADCLAGQQGRVPERLFTQLREVFTDTEILEFTYTTTMYVMHAIMSRALRLEFDDVDDPIVEVDDPEGGGVLDIGAATSGGD, encoded by the coding sequence ATGCCGCGCCTGAATCCCGTTCCCAGAGGTGAGGTCGACGACGAGTTCACGCTGAAGATGTACGACTTCATGTTCGGCGACCGCGATCCCGTGGCCCAACCGGGCGCCGTCGGCGGGACTTCGGGGAACTGGTGGACGGTGATGGCGCAGTCCCCCGCCGCCCTGCGCCATGCGGTGCGAGGCTTTCGCCTGTATCGCCAAGAGGTCAGCATCCGGCCCGATCATCGTGAGTTGGGCCAGATCAGGGCGGGCTGGGTGGTCGGGAGCCAGTTCGTGTACTCCCAACACTGCAAGGCATGCCGGTCGGCGGGGATATCCGAGGAGAAGATCGCTGCCATCCCTTCGTGGGAGACCGCCGACTGCTTTGATCACACCGAGCGCCTGCTGCTTGCCTACGCGGATTGCCTTGCGGGCCAACAGGGTCGGGTGCCCGAGCGGTTGTTCACCCAACTGCGCGAAGTATTCACCGATACCGAGATCCTCGAATTTACCTACACCACAACCATGTACGTCATGCACGCGATCATGTCGCGGGCGCTGCGCCTGGAGTTCGACGACGTCGACGACCCGATTGTGGAGGTCGACGACCCCGAGGGCGGCGGCGTGCTCGACATCGGCGCCGCGACGTCCGGGGGTGACTGA
- a CDS encoding glycoside hydrolase family 16 protein, which translates to MPEMDRRRMMLTTGIGVLAAALPIPAARAYPGRTAPPGAPSGQAGNYIFSDEFDGPAGSAPDPSKWAIAKARETIKDPTYWELPEHIGQYRDDRKNVFVDGNSNLVLRAAKEGPTYFSGKVQSLWRGGVGHTWETRVRLNCLTPGAWPAYWLGNDDQGEIDVMEWYGNGSWPSATTVHAKANGGEWKTHNIAVDSAWHTWRCQWDEAGIRFWKDYSDGAQPYFDVPASSLPDWPFNGPGYTVYPVFNLAVAGSGGGDPGPGTYPADMLVDWIRVW; encoded by the coding sequence ATGCCTGAGATGGACCGTCGCCGGATGATGCTGACGACCGGGATCGGCGTGCTGGCCGCCGCGCTCCCCATCCCTGCGGCCAGGGCTTATCCGGGGCGGACCGCACCGCCAGGCGCGCCCAGCGGGCAAGCCGGGAACTACATATTCTCCGACGAATTCGACGGTCCGGCCGGTTCGGCCCCCGACCCGTCGAAGTGGGCGATCGCGAAAGCTCGCGAGACGATCAAAGACCCGACGTATTGGGAGCTGCCCGAGCACATCGGGCAGTACCGCGACGACCGCAAGAACGTGTTCGTCGACGGCAATTCCAACCTCGTCCTGCGTGCCGCAAAAGAGGGCCCCACCTACTTCAGCGGCAAGGTACAAAGCCTGTGGCGCGGCGGCGTCGGCCACACCTGGGAAACCCGGGTCAGACTGAACTGCCTGACCCCCGGCGCCTGGCCCGCTTACTGGCTCGGCAACGACGATCAGGGCGAGATCGACGTGATGGAGTGGTACGGCAACGGTAGCTGGCCGTCGGCGACCACCGTCCACGCCAAGGCGAACGGCGGCGAGTGGAAGACCCACAACATCGCGGTCGACAGCGCCTGGCACACCTGGCGATGCCAGTGGGACGAGGCCGGCATCAGGTTCTGGAAGGACTATTCCGACGGCGCCCAGCCGTATTTCGACGTACCCGCCAGCTCGCTGCCGGATTGGCCGTTCAACGGCCCCGGCTACACCGTGTATCCGGTGTTCAACCTCGCCGTTGCCGGCTCCGGCGGTGGCGATCCCGGGCCGGGCACCTACCCCGCCGACATGCTCGTCGACTGGATACGCGTCTGGTAG
- a CDS encoding glycerophosphodiester phosphodiesterase, producing the protein MSHGDEPACEYLRGAGRIAMAHRGFTSFKFPMNTMGAFDEAAKLGFRYIETDVRATRDGVAVILHDRRLPAQCGLPGTIDRLAWRDARTADLGAGQTIPALEELLVALPAMRVNIDIKAESAIEPTVEVIERLNAHDRVLVTSFSDRRRRRALGLLSKRVASSAGTVAFPALVAAKTPAGRAYAWRMLHDSDCLQLPPRLGRLPVITPALVRAAHAAGRQVHAWTVDDPAVMRALLDIGVDGIITDRADLLRDVLIARAEWSPLS; encoded by the coding sequence ATGAGTCACGGCGACGAGCCAGCGTGCGAGTATCTTCGCGGAGCCGGGCGAATTGCCATGGCACACAGGGGATTCACGTCGTTCAAGTTTCCGATGAACACGATGGGCGCGTTTGACGAGGCCGCCAAGCTCGGATTCCGCTATATCGAGACCGACGTCCGGGCCACCCGAGACGGTGTGGCGGTGATCCTGCACGACCGCCGGCTCCCGGCACAATGCGGGCTACCGGGCACGATCGACCGCCTCGCGTGGCGGGATGCCCGCACGGCGGATCTCGGTGCGGGGCAGACGATCCCGGCGCTAGAGGAGCTCCTGGTCGCGCTGCCGGCGATGCGGGTCAATATCGATATCAAAGCCGAGTCGGCCATCGAGCCGACGGTCGAGGTCATCGAGCGGCTCAACGCGCACGACCGGGTACTGGTCACGTCGTTCTCCGACCGGCGTCGCCGCCGCGCGCTGGGCCTGCTGTCCAAACGGGTCGCGAGTTCGGCGGGCACGGTCGCCTTCCCGGCGCTCGTGGCCGCGAAGACACCGGCCGGCCGCGCGTATGCCTGGCGGATGCTGCACGACAGCGACTGCTTACAACTGCCGCCGCGGCTGGGTCGCCTGCCGGTCATCACGCCGGCGCTGGTCCGGGCCGCTCACGCCGCGGGACGTCAGGTGCACGCATGGACGGTTGACGACCCGGCGGTCATGCGTGCGCTACTCGACATCGGCGTGGACGGCATCATCACCGATCGCGCCGATCTACTTCGCGACGTGCTGATCGCCCGCGCTGAGTGGTCGCCGCTGAGCTAG
- a CDS encoding LLM class flavin-dependent oxidoreductase, with product MQISVKFDLSFQYRELEQLWRTADRLGFEAVWDYDHFYGPGENTDPNYEGWTTLAAMAAVTKRARIGCLVSSVTFRNLALMANMAVTVDHISDGRLYFGIGAGWIEAEHRGYGIEFPGPGTRVAMVDEALTVLRRLWTQESVTFNGQFFTLEDALCEPKPLQQPHPPIVIGGSEPKMLRVVARHADMWNMPGHEGPQRWGAVNAQLDEACAELQRAPAEILRSAQLSLHPGEAGQVDEQLALLPEFERLGCEQMVLAFRQPPSEALLKRCLALDSGMRPIAAV from the coding sequence ATGCAGATCTCGGTCAAATTCGACTTGAGCTTCCAATACCGCGAGCTTGAGCAGTTGTGGCGCACCGCGGACCGCCTGGGTTTCGAAGCCGTGTGGGATTACGACCATTTCTACGGACCGGGGGAAAACACCGACCCGAATTATGAGGGCTGGACCACGCTGGCCGCGATGGCCGCGGTCACCAAGCGCGCGCGAATCGGCTGCCTGGTGTCCAGCGTGACGTTCCGGAACCTGGCGCTCATGGCCAATATGGCGGTCACCGTCGACCACATTTCCGATGGACGCCTCTACTTCGGCATCGGCGCCGGCTGGATAGAGGCCGAACATCGCGGGTACGGAATCGAGTTTCCCGGCCCCGGCACCCGCGTCGCGATGGTCGACGAGGCGCTGACCGTGCTTCGCAGGCTCTGGACGCAGGAATCGGTCACCTTCAACGGGCAGTTCTTCACCCTCGAGGACGCGCTGTGCGAGCCCAAACCCCTTCAGCAGCCACACCCGCCGATCGTGATCGGCGGGAGCGAGCCGAAGATGCTGCGCGTCGTCGCGCGTCACGCCGACATGTGGAATATGCCCGGACACGAGGGGCCGCAGCGATGGGGTGCCGTCAACGCACAACTCGACGAGGCGTGTGCCGAACTGCAACGCGCGCCGGCCGAGATCCTGCGCTCGGCACAGCTGTCGCTGCATCCGGGCGAAGCCGGCCAGGTGGATGAACAGCTCGCGTTGTTGCCGGAGTTCGAGCGGCTCGGTTGCGAGCAGATGGTGCTGGCGTTCCGCCAGCCACCAAGCGAAGCACTGCTAAAACGCTGCCTAGCTCTGGATTCCGGCATGCGGCCGATCGCGGCGGTATAA